A genomic stretch from Argiope bruennichi chromosome 2, qqArgBrue1.1, whole genome shotgun sequence includes:
- the LOC129958083 gene encoding 5'-AMP-activated protein kinase subunit beta-1-like, producing the protein MGTTSSNKRDRAYSSDNEGPPASCKEGKVFEFSAGTRKERFPCQRSLDDYDDPSSFSMDKADEIKLSETANTYEKLLPTVFKWNGGGKEVYISGSFSDWKPIPMVQSHGDFALILEIPEGDHQYKFKVDGQWQHNPSEPTIDNEMGTKNNLISVKKSDFLVFEALAADSIGSTFTGSPPGSYNQEVPQHKPNEKTVGPPVLPPHLLQVILNKDIDMSCEPNLLPEPNHVMLNHLYALSIKDGVVVLSATHRYKKKYVTTLLYKPI; encoded by the coding sequence ATGGGTACTACAAGCTCCAATAAGCGTGATAGAGCATATTCTTCGGATAATGAAGGACCTCCTGCTTCATGCAAAGAAGGGAAGGTGTTCGAATTCAGCGCTGGAACCCGTAAAGAAAGATTTCCGTGTCAAAGATCTTTGGATGATTATGATGATCCATCCAGCTTTTCAATGGACAAAGCAGACGAAATAAAACTTTCAGAGACAGCCAATACTTACGAAAAATTACTCCCTACGGTATTCAAATGGAATGGCGGAGGTAAAGAAGTTTACATTAGTGGTTCTTTTTCCGATTGGAAGCCAATTCCCATGGTACAAAGTCATGGGGATTTTGCTCTCATTCTTGAAATTCCTGAGGGGGATcatcaatataaattcaaagtGGATGGCCAGTGGCAGCATAATCCCAGTGAACCCACCATTGATAATGAGATGGGTaccaaaaataatctaatttctgTTAAAAAGTCTGATTTCTTGGTATTTGAAGCTTTAGCTGCTGATAGCATTGGATCAACATTTACAGGTTCACCACCTGGATCCTATAATCAAGAAGTTCCACAGCACAAGCCTAATGAGAAAACAGTTGGCCCGCCTGTTTTACCTCCTCATTTGTTACAAgtcatattaaataaagatattgacATGTCTTGTGAACCAAATTTGCTACCTGAGCCAAACCATGTTATGCTCAATCACTTGTATGCTCTGTCGATTAAAGATGGTGTTGTTGTCTTAAGTGCCACTCAtcgttataaaaagaaatatgttaccACTCTTCTGTATAAGCCAATTTAG